The proteins below are encoded in one region of Thermosulfurimonas marina:
- the smpB gene encoding SsrA-binding protein SmpB, protein MEKTVATNKKARYLYEIEETYEAGLVLTGPEVKSLRMGRANLADSFARVVNGEVYLYNLHISPYPFSREAQFEDPRRTRKLLLHKKEIERLAGKVAERGYTLVPLRVYFKDGWAKVELALAKGKKLHDRRETIKRREEERALRRRFKGKIR, encoded by the coding sequence ATGGAAAAGACCGTAGCCACCAACAAAAAGGCCCGCTATCTTTATGAAATTGAGGAGACCTATGAGGCGGGGCTTGTCCTTACCGGTCCGGAGGTAAAGTCCCTGCGGATGGGCCGGGCCAATCTAGCCGACAGTTTTGCCCGAGTGGTAAATGGAGAGGTCTATCTTTATAACCTGCATATAAGTCCTTATCCCTTTTCCCGGGAGGCCCAGTTCGAAGATCCACGCCGGACCCGCAAGCTCCTTCTCCACAAAAAGGAGATTGAGCGTCTGGCCGGGAAGGTGGCCGAAAGGGGCTATACCTTGGTGCCCCTGCGGGTGTATTTTAAAGATGGCTGGGCCAAGGTGGAGCTGGCCTTGGCTAAAGGGAAAAAGCTCCACGACCGGCGGGAGACCATTAAACGCCGGGAGGAGGAGAGAGCTCTGCGCCGACGTTTCAAAGGCAAGATCCGCTAG
- a CDS encoding NAD-dependent deacylase: protein MRFQRLVILTGAGISAESGIPTFRDPGGLWERYSLEEVATPEGFRRNPRLVHEFYNARRRDLLRVRPNPAHRALAELERRFPGEVLLVTQNVDDLHERAGSKRVLHIHGELLKVRCEACGGIFREEGEVFPETPCPACGKTGGLRPHVVWFGEEPFYLPEVYEALLSCDLFVAIGTSGTVWPAAGFVEVARRAGAHCVEINLKPAENAHLFQEHRYGPASREVPKWVEEILREGR from the coding sequence ATGCGGTTTCAGAGGCTGGTTATCCTTACCGGAGCGGGGATTTCGGCCGAGTCCGGAATTCCCACCTTTCGGGACCCAGGAGGGCTTTGGGAAAGGTATTCTCTGGAGGAAGTGGCCACCCCGGAGGGTTTCCGGCGCAATCCTCGTCTGGTGCACGAGTTTTACAATGCCCGAAGACGCGATCTCCTTCGGGTAAGGCCCAATCCGGCCCACCGGGCCCTGGCTGAACTGGAAAGGCGTTTTCCGGGGGAGGTCCTCCTGGTCACCCAGAACGTGGACGATCTTCACGAGCGGGCGGGCTCAAAAAGGGTGCTTCATATTCACGGGGAGCTCCTCAAGGTGCGCTGTGAGGCCTGCGGGGGGATCTTTCGGGAGGAGGGTGAGGTCTTCCCGGAAACCCCGTGTCCGGCCTGCGGGAAGACCGGGGGCCTTCGGCCCCATGTGGTCTGGTTCGGGGAGGAGCCCTTTTATCTTCCGGAGGTCTATGAGGCCCTTCTTTCCTGCGATCTCTTTGTGGCCATCGGGACCTCGGGCACGGTTTGGCCGGCGGCAGGCTTTGTGGAGGTGGCCCGGCGGGCCGGGGCCCACTGCGTGGAGATCAATCTTAAACCCGCGGAAAATGCCCATCTTTTTCAGGAACACCGTTATGGGCCGGCCAGTCGGGAGGTCCCGAAATGGGTGGAGGAAATCCTCAGGGAGGGGCGCTGA
- the hslO gene encoding Hsp33 family molecular chaperone HslO: MAYVVRGLAREGSFRVFAVECREVVEEVRRLQGLSPTATAALGRALAGVALLAADLKTGRVMLQINGGGPLGEILAEGDAEGNLRGMVQHPWVHPEPRGGKLSVGEAVGKQGFLSVIRDLGLKEPYQGSVPLVSGEIAQDLAYYLTVSEQIPSAVALGVLVEVDGSVKEAGGFLVQRMPGASEEDLRAAEEAISKAGMVTQLLSQGLSPEDILEKLFPGRVEILEKREVRFRCRCSRERVENALAALGREELLKLIEKNEPARVTCHFCRQEYEVPLEDLRRLLSELEKPH; the protein is encoded by the coding sequence ATGGCTTATGTGGTCAGGGGACTGGCTCGGGAGGGGAGCTTCCGGGTCTTTGCCGTGGAGTGTCGGGAGGTGGTGGAGGAGGTGCGCCGGCTCCAAGGGCTTTCTCCTACGGCCACCGCGGCCCTGGGAAGGGCCCTGGCTGGGGTGGCCCTTCTGGCTGCAGATCTTAAGACCGGTCGGGTGATGCTCCAGATCAACGGAGGCGGCCCTTTAGGGGAGATCTTGGCCGAGGGAGATGCCGAGGGGAACCTCCGGGGGATGGTTCAGCACCCTTGGGTGCATCCCGAGCCCCGGGGAGGGAAACTTTCCGTGGGGGAGGCCGTGGGAAAGCAGGGCTTTCTTTCGGTAATCCGGGATCTGGGGCTCAAAGAGCCCTACCAGGGTTCGGTGCCCCTGGTCTCCGGGGAGATCGCCCAGGATCTGGCCTATTATCTTACGGTCTCCGAGCAGATCCCTTCGGCGGTGGCCTTGGGGGTCCTGGTGGAGGTGGATGGCTCGGTCAAGGAGGCCGGAGGCTTCTTGGTTCAGCGTATGCCCGGGGCCAGCGAGGAAGATCTCCGGGCCGCAGAAGAGGCCATTTCCAAGGCCGGGATGGTGACCCAGCTTCTTTCCCAGGGGCTCTCCCCCGAGGATATTCTGGAAAAGCTTTTTCCAGGGCGGGTGGAGATCCTGGAAAAGAGGGAGGTCCGTTTTCGTTGCCGATGCTCCCGGGAAAGGGTAGAGAATGCGCTTGCGGCCCTGGGACGGGAGGAACTCCTCAAGCTTATTGAAAAAAATGAACCCGCCCGGGTGACCTGCCATTTTTGTCGGCAGGAATATGAGGTGCCGCTGGAGGACCTGCGGCGCCTTCTTTCCGAACTGGAAAAGCCCCACTGA
- the acs gene encoding acetate--CoA ligase, which produces MGGHSKIESVLKEERIFYPPQKGRDEAYISSKYEYQEIYKYSLEDPDGFWSERAKELITWFRYWDRTCYWDFHKPEIRWFEGGKLNACYNCLDRHLEGPNRNKAAIIWQGEPDDEVRVYTYQMLHREVSRFANVLKKLGVKKGDRVSLYLPMIPELPIVMLACARIGAIHSVVFGGFSAEALKTRIQDCEAKILITVDGYWRAGRKVEAKKNADEALKDCPTVEKCIVVRRLGNEVNWVEGRDLWYHELINDPEISDECPCEEMDAEDILFILYTSGSTGKPKGVFHTTGGYLVYVAHTLQWVFDLKPEDIFWCTADIGWITGHSYIVYGPLALGATEIMYEGVPTYPHPGRFWELVQKFKVTLFYTAPTVIRALMRAGDEWPHKYDLSSLRILGTVGEPINPEAWLWYHKHVGRSRCPIVDTWWQTETGGFLISPLPYAIPQKPGSATFPLPGVEPVILRDDGTEADVNEGGHLCMKRAWPGMLRGVWGNPERFKEVYFSRFPGLYYTGDGARRDEDGYIWIIGRLDDVINVSGHRLGTMELESALVAHPAVAEAAVIGVPHEVKGETIYAFVILREGYQPSEELANDLRQHVRKLIGPIATPEFIQFVPGLPKTRSGKIMRRILRKIATGQYEDLGDTSTLADPSVVEELIRTRKEMEKK; this is translated from the coding sequence ATGGGCGGACACAGCAAGATCGAGTCGGTGCTGAAAGAGGAGCGCATCTTTTATCCTCCCCAGAAGGGGCGGGACGAGGCCTACATTTCCTCAAAGTATGAGTATCAGGAGATCTATAAGTACTCCCTTGAGGACCCGGACGGCTTCTGGAGCGAACGGGCCAAGGAGCTCATTACCTGGTTTCGCTACTGGGACCGCACCTGTTACTGGGACTTCCATAAGCCCGAGATCCGCTGGTTCGAGGGAGGAAAACTCAACGCCTGCTACAACTGCCTGGACCGACACCTCGAAGGCCCCAACCGGAATAAGGCGGCCATCATCTGGCAGGGAGAGCCGGACGACGAGGTCCGGGTCTACACCTACCAGATGCTCCACCGGGAAGTCTCCCGCTTTGCCAATGTGCTCAAAAAGCTCGGGGTAAAGAAGGGAGATCGGGTCTCCCTTTACCTTCCCATGATCCCCGAGCTTCCCATCGTTATGTTGGCCTGTGCCCGGATCGGGGCCATTCACTCCGTAGTCTTCGGGGGCTTTTCCGCCGAAGCCTTGAAGACCCGCATCCAGGACTGCGAGGCCAAGATCCTCATTACCGTTGACGGTTACTGGCGGGCGGGCAGGAAGGTGGAGGCCAAGAAGAACGCTGACGAGGCCCTCAAGGATTGTCCTACGGTTGAAAAATGCATTGTGGTCCGGCGCCTGGGAAACGAGGTGAACTGGGTGGAGGGCCGCGATCTCTGGTATCACGAGCTCATTAACGATCCCGAGATCTCCGACGAGTGCCCCTGCGAGGAGATGGACGCCGAGGATATTCTCTTCATCCTTTACACCTCCGGTTCCACCGGAAAGCCCAAGGGGGTCTTTCACACCACCGGAGGTTACCTGGTCTATGTGGCCCATACCCTCCAGTGGGTTTTCGATCTCAAGCCGGAAGACATCTTCTGGTGCACGGCGGACATCGGCTGGATCACCGGACACTCCTATATCGTCTATGGACCGCTGGCCCTGGGGGCCACGGAGATCATGTACGAAGGGGTGCCTACCTATCCCCATCCGGGGCGTTTCTGGGAGTTGGTCCAGAAATTTAAGGTCACCCTCTTTTACACCGCACCTACGGTAATCAGGGCCCTCATGCGGGCCGGAGATGAATGGCCTCACAAATACGATCTTTCGAGCCTGAGGATCCTCGGTACGGTGGGAGAGCCCATCAACCCCGAGGCCTGGCTCTGGTACCACAAGCATGTGGGCCGTAGCCGCTGCCCCATTGTGGATACTTGGTGGCAGACGGAGACTGGAGGGTTCCTCATTTCCCCTCTTCCGTATGCCATACCTCAAAAGCCGGGTTCGGCCACCTTTCCGCTTCCGGGGGTGGAACCGGTCATCCTCCGGGACGACGGGACCGAGGCCGATGTGAACGAAGGGGGACACCTCTGCATGAAACGGGCCTGGCCCGGCATGCTCCGGGGGGTTTGGGGCAATCCTGAACGGTTCAAGGAAGTTTATTTCAGCCGCTTTCCTGGGCTCTATTACACTGGAGACGGGGCCCGGCGGGACGAAGACGGCTACATCTGGATCATTGGACGGCTGGATGACGTGATCAATGTTTCCGGGCACCGTCTGGGGACCATGGAGTTGGAAAGTGCTCTGGTGGCCCATCCGGCGGTGGCCGAGGCGGCGGTCATCGGAGTGCCCCACGAGGTCAAGGGAGAGACCATTTACGCCTTTGTGATTCTGCGGGAGGGTTATCAGCCTTCGGAGGAGCTGGCCAACGACCTGCGTCAGCACGTGCGCAAGCTCATCGGCCCCATCGCCACTCCGGAGTTCATCCAGTTCGTCCCCGGGCTTCCCAAGACCCGGAGCGGAAAGATCATGCGCCGGATCCTCCGGAAGATCGCTACCGGTCAGTACGAGGACCTCGGAGACACCTCCACTCTGGCCGATCCCTCGGTAGTGGAGGAACTCATCCGCACGCGCAAGGAAATGGAGAAAAAATAA
- a CDS encoding ammonium transporter: MVDKGDTLFLLISAALVLLMTPALAVFYGGLVRRKNVLSVIIQSLFMISLVTLEWIYVGYSLSFGPDIHGIIGSLKYWALRGLGFSPNSHYASTVPEPVFMIYQGMFAVITPALITGAFAERVRFRAFVLFSLLWALLVYNPLCHWIWGGGWLSRLGTLDFAGGLVVHASCGAAALVMALVAGARKGSKQEPFIPHNLPLTVIGTGLLWFGWFGFNAGSALAVNHTAIQAFINTHTAAATGMLFWVLAEWLKQGKPTTLGACSGAIAGLATITPAAGFVSTQGAVLIGSLAGTVCYFAVLAKNRLGYDDALDVVGIHGVGGVLGTLLAGLLSPQVRFFPQVIGAVATVTYTLGVTFFLAKVVDLLVGLRVDEETEYTGLDITEHGEEAYVLG, encoded by the coding sequence ATGGTAGACAAGGGGGACACTCTGTTTTTGTTGATCTCCGCAGCCCTGGTTCTTCTTATGACCCCGGCGCTGGCGGTCTTCTATGGAGGCCTGGTGCGGAGAAAAAATGTCCTTTCGGTGATTATCCAGAGTCTATTTATGATCTCTTTGGTAACTTTGGAATGGATTTATGTGGGTTATAGCCTTTCTTTTGGACCAGATATTCATGGGATCATCGGAAGTCTTAAATACTGGGCCTTAAGGGGTCTGGGCTTCTCCCCCAATTCTCACTACGCTTCCACGGTCCCCGAACCGGTTTTCATGATCTACCAAGGTATGTTTGCGGTGATTACCCCCGCCCTCATTACCGGGGCCTTCGCCGAAAGGGTGCGTTTTCGGGCCTTTGTCCTTTTCAGTCTTTTGTGGGCCCTGCTGGTTTATAATCCCCTGTGTCACTGGATCTGGGGCGGAGGCTGGCTCTCCAGGCTAGGGACTTTAGATTTTGCCGGGGGTCTGGTGGTACACGCGAGCTGTGGGGCTGCGGCCCTGGTCATGGCTCTGGTAGCCGGGGCCCGGAAAGGGAGCAAGCAGGAGCCCTTTATCCCTCATAACCTTCCCCTTACGGTCATCGGAACCGGGCTTCTCTGGTTCGGCTGGTTCGGATTTAACGCGGGAAGCGCGCTGGCGGTGAATCATACCGCCATCCAGGCCTTCATTAATACCCATACCGCTGCGGCCACGGGAATGCTCTTCTGGGTGCTTGCCGAGTGGCTAAAGCAGGGCAAGCCTACCACGCTGGGGGCCTGCTCCGGGGCCATCGCCGGACTGGCCACCATCACTCCGGCGGCAGGCTTCGTTTCCACTCAAGGGGCGGTACTCATCGGGTCCCTGGCCGGGACGGTCTGTTACTTTGCGGTGCTGGCCAAGAACCGTCTAGGCTATGATGATGCCCTGGATGTAGTGGGGATTCATGGAGTAGGGGGTGTCTTGGGGACCCTGCTTGCGGGCCTTCTCTCTCCTCAGGTGAGGTTTTTCCCTCAGGTTATCGGGGCCGTGGCTACGGTGACTTATACTTTAGGGGTCACCTTCTTCCTAGCCAAGGTGGTGGACCTGCTAGTAGGTCTGCGGGTGGACGAAGAAACGGAATACACCGGATTGGATATCACCGAGCACGGGGAGGAGGCTTATGTTCTAGGCTAG
- a CDS encoding radical SAM protein has product MKVYPHPEGPPRLLFADRQGHIYEHPELLALGLSGWDLVLPEPEDFIPLPEGSALYVLPDRHPVGLDPQTGTPLVLTENPFQPGEPALAVAAFLAPAHTQLYLAPYEPAQEDLPPLPLYSYACVGWWQGRFWATAFRSDWDRRQEARGFNPQRIELAATKMLKSFPGNRLVRHLVENCVRRYQCPAARNFVLRRFEAPVPVSRACNARCLGCLSEQPPEGPHVAQERIDFTPTPEEIAEAMVPHLRRPGPVMVSFGQGCEGEPLLEAQVIEKALHLIRGATNRGTINLNTNGSRPEALTRLIRAGLDSARISLASARPEYHQRYFRPRGWSLSEVKESLRVLKTAGRFVSLNYFVFPGFTDQPQELEALSEILALGVDFLQLRNLAIDPLWFLSEMEIPPQEALGIRPWLSELKRRFPGLRFGYFNPYLR; this is encoded by the coding sequence ATGAAGGTCTATCCTCATCCCGAAGGGCCGCCGCGGCTTCTTTTTGCCGACCGCCAAGGCCACATCTATGAACATCCGGAGCTTCTGGCCCTCGGGCTTTCAGGATGGGATCTGGTCCTTCCCGAACCGGAAGACTTCATCCCCCTTCCCGAGGGCTCGGCCCTCTATGTGCTTCCGGATCGACATCCCGTGGGCCTGGATCCCCAAACGGGCACCCCCCTGGTTCTTACGGAAAATCCCTTCCAGCCCGGAGAGCCGGCCCTGGCCGTGGCGGCCTTCCTGGCTCCGGCTCACACCCAGCTTTATCTCGCCCCTTATGAGCCGGCCCAGGAGGATCTTCCGCCCCTTCCCCTCTATTCCTACGCCTGTGTAGGCTGGTGGCAAGGACGCTTCTGGGCCACGGCCTTTCGCTCCGACTGGGACCGGCGCCAGGAGGCCCGCGGGTTTAATCCTCAAAGGATCGAGCTTGCGGCCACTAAAATGTTAAAGAGCTTTCCGGGAAATCGCCTGGTGCGCCATCTGGTAGAAAATTGCGTGAGGCGTTATCAATGTCCCGCAGCCCGCAACTTCGTTTTGAGACGCTTTGAGGCCCCGGTGCCCGTCTCTCGGGCCTGCAATGCCCGGTGTCTGGGCTGCCTTTCGGAACAGCCCCCCGAAGGCCCCCATGTGGCCCAGGAAAGGATAGACTTTACCCCCACCCCCGAAGAGATCGCCGAGGCTATGGTCCCCCATCTCCGCCGTCCGGGACCGGTGATGGTCTCCTTCGGCCAGGGTTGCGAAGGGGAGCCCCTCCTTGAGGCCCAGGTGATCGAGAAGGCCCTTCACCTTATCCGTGGAGCCACCAACCGGGGGACCATCAACCTCAACACTAACGGAAGCCGACCCGAGGCCCTCACGCGCCTGATTCGAGCGGGGCTCGACAGTGCCCGGATCAGCCTGGCCAGCGCCCGGCCTGAATACCACCAACGCTACTTCCGGCCCCGGGGCTGGAGCCTTTCGGAAGTTAAAGAAAGCCTTCGGGTCCTCAAGACCGCCGGACGCTTTGTGTCTCTTAATTACTTTGTTTTTCCGGGTTTCACCGACCAGCCCCAGGAATTGGAGGCCCTGAGCGAGATCCTGGCCCTAGGGGTGGATTTTCTGCAACTGCGCAACCTGGCCATTGATCCCCTGTGGTTTCTTTCGGAGATGGAGATCCCCCCTCAGGAGGCCTTGGGAATCCGTCCCTGGCTTTCGGAACTCAAGCGGCGCTTTCCCGGTCTGCGCTTCGGCTACTTCAACCCTTACCTGCGCTAA
- a CDS encoding bifunctional folylpolyglutamate synthase/dihydrofolate synthase — protein sequence MSPESLLAWLNQHQFHGIKPGLKRIWALLSALGNPERRFPSVHLAGTNGKGSTAAIVAGVLSAHGLRTGLYTSPHLVSVTERFRLNGKEISLERLAQILARIRASVEELGIPVTYFEITTAAAFLFFAEEKVDLAVIECGLGGRLDATNVLRPEVAVITTVARDHMQFLGKTLAAIAREKAGIIKPGVPTVIGRLPPKAREVVLDRTRRLQAPVYLFGRDFRVRQSISGLSFSGRRWRLSRLPLALSGDFQRYNLALALASLEVLEEKGLFELKETPLREALASLKWPGRFEYFPVGPGVILDGAHNEEGVKNLLRSLERRGIREYTLIFGATNEGGDKPYLRMLKKLAPRARRIYLCEPPGPRHPVTLEEWRARLPQALHSRTVFSGPQEALSQALSQREPVVITGSLYLVGALRRLLA from the coding sequence ATGTCCCCGGAAAGCCTTCTGGCCTGGCTCAACCAACATCAGTTTCACGGTATAAAACCGGGGCTTAAACGGATATGGGCCCTTCTTTCGGCCCTAGGGAATCCGGAAAGGCGTTTTCCCAGCGTGCATCTTGCGGGAACTAACGGTAAGGGCTCTACAGCGGCCATTGTAGCTGGCGTCCTTTCCGCCCATGGCCTTCGCACCGGTCTTTATACCTCTCCGCACCTGGTTTCCGTCACCGAAAGGTTCCGCCTCAACGGAAAGGAAATCTCCCTGGAGCGCCTGGCCCAGATCCTTGCCCGCATCCGGGCGAGCGTGGAAGAGCTGGGGATCCCGGTGACCTATTTTGAGATCACCACCGCGGCGGCCTTTCTCTTTTTTGCCGAGGAAAAAGTAGATCTCGCGGTGATCGAGTGTGGTCTGGGAGGGCGCCTTGACGCCACCAACGTGCTCCGCCCCGAAGTGGCGGTCATCACTACCGTAGCCCGGGACCACATGCAATTTCTGGGAAAAACCCTGGCAGCCATCGCCAGGGAAAAGGCCGGAATTATCAAGCCCGGAGTGCCCACGGTGATCGGAAGGCTTCCCCCAAAGGCCCGGGAGGTCGTCCTGGATCGAACCCGAAGGCTCCAGGCCCCGGTCTATCTCTTTGGCCGGGATTTCCGGGTCCGCCAAAGCATCTCCGGTCTTTCCTTTTCGGGAAGACGCTGGCGTCTTTCCCGGCTTCCCCTAGCCCTTTCCGGAGACTTCCAGCGCTACAATCTGGCCCTGGCCCTGGCCAGCCTGGAAGTCCTCGAAGAAAAAGGCCTCTTCGAGCTTAAGGAAACGCCCCTCCGGGAGGCCCTGGCCTCCTTAAAGTGGCCCGGGCGTTTCGAATATTTTCCCGTAGGACCGGGGGTCATCCTAGACGGGGCCCACAACGAAGAAGGGGTTAAAAACCTCCTGCGCTCTCTGGAAAGGCGGGGAATCCGAGAATATACGCTCATCTTTGGGGCCACCAACGAAGGGGGAGACAAGCCCTATCTCCGCATGCTGAAAAAACTAGCCCCCCGGGCCCGGCGCATCTATCTTTGTGAGCCTCCCGGGCCGCGGCATCCTGTAACCCTAGAGGAATGGAGGGCTAGACTTCCCCAAGCCCTCCATTCCCGCACGGTATTCTCCGGCCCCCAGGAGGCCCTCTCCCAGGCCCTCTCCCAGAGAGAGCCGGTGGTCATCACCGGCTCCCTTTACCTGGTGGGCGCCCTGCGTCGCCTTCTAGCCTAG
- the queF gene encoding preQ(1) synthase: MKEEKRYGERAIEEAELEAWPNPYPDRDYLIEITFPEFTCLCPRSGYPDFATIKISYIPDQKIVELRSLKLWLNKFRTRYISHEAATNEIFDALWRLLEPRKLKVVGDFHPRGNVHTVITVERGSGD; this comes from the coding sequence ATGAAGGAAGAAAAACGCTACGGAGAACGGGCCATTGAGGAGGCCGAGCTCGAGGCCTGGCCCAACCCCTATCCGGACCGAGACTACCTCATCGAAATCACTTTCCCGGAGTTTACCTGTCTCTGTCCCCGCTCCGGGTATCCGGATTTCGCCACCATCAAGATCTCCTACATCCCGGACCAAAAAATCGTGGAATTGCGCTCCCTCAAGCTTTGGCTAAACAAGTTCCGTACCCGCTATATTTCGCATGAAGCGGCCACCAACGAGATCTTCGACGCCCTCTGGCGACTCCTTGAACCCCGTAAACTCAAAGTGGTAGGAGACTTCCATCCCCGGGGAAACGTCCATACGGTGATCACCGTAGAAAGGGGCTCTGGAGATTAA
- a CDS encoding hydrolase, with translation MFSRPQDCVLVLIDPQERLLGAVTGRERLVRNLVLLLRAARIFEVPVVATTQYRKGLGNYVPEVKELLEGLEPFDKMEFSVFKNPAIAERLRSLRRQTLVLCGAETHICVYQSALSALEEGFRVVVVGDATSSRTQENHLYGLGRMRDLGAAVVSTEMLIYEWLGKAGTPAFKELLPYLKD, from the coding sequence ATGTTTTCGCGGCCTCAGGATTGCGTGCTGGTGCTGATTGATCCCCAGGAGCGCCTACTTGGAGCGGTTACGGGGCGGGAGAGGTTGGTGCGCAACCTAGTCCTTCTTCTTCGGGCCGCTCGAATCTTTGAGGTTCCGGTGGTGGCCACCACCCAGTATCGAAAGGGGCTGGGGAACTATGTTCCGGAGGTAAAGGAACTTCTGGAAGGACTTGAACCCTTTGACAAAATGGAGTTTAGTGTTTTTAAAAATCCGGCCATTGCCGAGCGCCTTCGTAGCCTGAGGCGCCAAACCTTGGTCCTTTGTGGAGCCGAAACCCATATTTGCGTCTATCAGTCCGCCCTTTCGGCCCTGGAAGAGGGCTTTCGGGTGGTCGTGGTGGGAGACGCCACTTCCTCCCGCACCCAGGAAAACCACCTTTACGGATTGGGAAGGATGCGGGATCTGGGAGCGGCGGTGGTCTCCACGGAGATGTTGATTTATGAGTGGTTGGGTAAGGCCGGGACCCCGGCCTTTAAGGAACTTTTGCCTTATTTGAAAGACTAG
- the yedF gene encoding sulfurtransferase-like selenium metabolism protein YedF codes for MVEKDCRGLACPQPVLETKEALEGLREGEVLRVLVDNEAAVKNVSRFAETQGHRVEAFKEGDYFVVEIEKRGAGVPVGEISCERPEGEYWAILFPSDRIGDAEPELGCRLVASFFKGLREMQPKPQVILFYTKGVFLLTEDSPVLEDLQHLEKEGVEILACGTCVEYYGLGDRLRVGKLTNMYEAMLTLGRATKIIRL; via the coding sequence ATGGTGGAAAAGGACTGTCGCGGATTGGCCTGTCCCCAGCCGGTACTGGAGACCAAAGAGGCCCTGGAGGGCCTCAGAGAGGGGGAGGTCCTGCGGGTTCTGGTGGACAATGAGGCTGCAGTCAAAAATGTCTCGCGCTTTGCAGAGACTCAGGGTCACCGAGTGGAGGCTTTTAAGGAGGGGGACTATTTTGTGGTGGAGATTGAAAAGAGAGGGGCTGGAGTCCCGGTGGGAGAGATCTCTTGTGAGCGTCCCGAAGGGGAGTATTGGGCTATCCTTTTCCCTTCAGATCGCATAGGGGATGCAGAACCGGAGTTGGGTTGCAGACTGGTGGCTTCCTTTTTTAAGGGGCTGCGGGAAATGCAGCCGAAGCCCCAGGTCATTCTTTTTTATACTAAAGGGGTCTTTCTCCTCACGGAGGATTCTCCGGTTTTGGAGGATCTTCAGCATTTAGAAAAGGAGGGAGTAGAGATCTTGGCCTGCGGGACCTGTGTGGAATATTACGGCTTGGGAGATCGTCTCCGTGTAGGAAAACTTACCAACATGTATGAGGCCATGCTGACCCTCGGCCGAGCCACAAAGATCATCCGCCTTTAA